A window of the Gemmatirosa kalamazoonensis genome harbors these coding sequences:
- a CDS encoding DUF4412 domain-containing protein translates to MRIRSFPPLLVPAALVLAASAAGAQQGVTFTYEMHSSAARDARAQGGTVPYMAMTVRAAGSNMRVEFRQGAEGMPMMKPGGYMLIRGADKTFAIVDPTQKVAITMSGEGFGSGERMGMGYGRATNNSVVKVSQKDAKFDWDDLGSGDKILGIPTRHVRVHSSGTSEVKVLGRTQTSTDEGTAEMWIATRLPGVDAEALRAWSNSFGRGLARTNPGLATSPRAADFERQFGEGMPLRTIVYATGTDEKGRVRTDTARMEITELKSGKLDASLFEIPKDYQVTDMRQVGASLDSAMKANGLDTLNAGKVVKDAAKDAAKDAGKDAAVDAIKGKLGGFLKRKKP, encoded by the coding sequence ATGCGCATTCGATCGTTCCCGCCTCTGCTCGTTCCCGCCGCCCTCGTGCTCGCCGCGTCGGCCGCCGGCGCCCAGCAGGGTGTCACGTTCACGTACGAGATGCACAGCTCGGCCGCGCGCGACGCACGCGCGCAGGGCGGCACCGTGCCCTACATGGCGATGACCGTCCGCGCCGCCGGCTCCAACATGCGCGTGGAGTTCCGCCAGGGCGCCGAGGGGATGCCGATGATGAAGCCGGGCGGCTACATGCTGATCCGCGGCGCCGACAAGACCTTCGCCATCGTCGATCCGACCCAGAAGGTCGCGATCACCATGAGCGGCGAGGGCTTCGGGAGCGGCGAGCGGATGGGGATGGGCTACGGCAGGGCGACGAACAACTCCGTCGTGAAGGTCTCGCAGAAGGACGCGAAGTTCGACTGGGACGACCTCGGCTCGGGGGACAAGATCCTCGGCATCCCGACGCGCCACGTCCGCGTCCACTCCAGCGGCACGTCGGAGGTGAAGGTCCTCGGCAGGACGCAGACGTCGACCGACGAGGGCACCGCCGAGATGTGGATCGCCACCCGCCTGCCGGGCGTCGACGCCGAGGCGCTGCGCGCGTGGTCCAACTCGTTCGGCCGCGGCCTCGCCCGCACGAACCCCGGCCTCGCCACGTCGCCGCGCGCCGCCGACTTCGAGCGCCAGTTCGGCGAGGGGATGCCGTTGCGCACGATCGTCTACGCGACCGGCACCGACGAGAAGGGCCGCGTGCGCACGGACACCGCGCGCATGGAGATCACGGAGCTGAAGAGCGGGAAGCTCGACGCGTCGCTGTTCGAGATCCCGAAGGACTACCAGGTGACCGACATGCGCCAGGTCGGCGCCTCGCTCGACTCGGCGATGAAGGCGAACGGGCTCGACACGCTCAACGCGGGCAAGGTGGTGAAGGACGCCGCGAAGGACGCGGCCAAGGACGCGGGGAAGGACGCCGCGGTGGACGCGATCAAGGGCAAGCTGGGCGGCTTCCTCAAGCGGAAGAAGCCGTGA
- a CDS encoding DinB family protein codes for MPLSTLPSYATRPATGEYLPYYQKYIDQVPEGDLLAALESQLETTVALLDRFGESGGGLRYAPGKWSVKEVVGHLADAERVFAYRALCAARGEPASLPAFDENAYVVEGGFDARALNSLMGELTAVRRATLALFHNLDEARLARRVTANNAPITARALGWIIAGHELHHAMLLRERYLPLVV; via the coding sequence ATGCCGCTCTCCACCCTTCCGTCGTACGCGACGCGCCCGGCGACGGGCGAGTACCTGCCGTACTACCAGAAGTACATCGACCAGGTGCCGGAGGGCGATCTGCTCGCGGCGCTCGAGTCGCAGCTCGAGACGACGGTCGCGCTGCTCGACCGCTTCGGCGAGTCCGGGGGCGGGCTGCGCTACGCGCCGGGCAAGTGGAGCGTGAAGGAGGTCGTCGGCCACCTCGCCGACGCGGAGCGGGTGTTCGCGTACCGCGCGCTCTGCGCGGCGCGCGGCGAGCCGGCGTCGCTCCCGGCGTTCGACGAGAACGCCTACGTCGTGGAGGGCGGCTTCGACGCGCGCGCGCTGAACAGCCTGATGGGCGAGCTCACCGCCGTGCGGCGCGCCACGCTGGCGCTGTTCCACAACCTCGACGAGGCGCGGCTCGCTCGACGGGTGACGGCGAACAACGCTCCGATCACCGCGCGGGCGTTAGGCTGGATCATCGCGGGGCACGAGCTGCACCACGCGATGCTGCTCCGCGAGCGGTACTTGCCGCTGGTCGTCTAG
- a CDS encoding amidohydrolase codes for MTSMAPAQEPVSLAVVNARVWTGDPRRPWADALAVRGERLAAVGSSAEVRKLAGSAARVVDAKGALVVPGFIDAHVHFIDGGFRLSSVQLRDAATPAELTKRIAAFAATVPPGEWITGGDWDHERWGGELPQRAWIDSVTPDRPVWVSRLDGHMALANGAALRAAGVTRDTPDPPGGTIVRDAAGEPTGVLKDNAQDLVWRVVKEPSDALKDRALDAAMAYVASHGVTAVHNMGSWDDLATFERAHAAGRLRTRIYAAVPLGTWERLRDTVAARGRGDAWLRIGALKGFVDGSLGSHTAAMLEPFTDAPTDRGLLVTPPESLYAWTKGADAAGLHVIVHAIGDRAIRTQLDVFERVEKENGPRDRRFRIEHAQHLSAPDVPRFRQLGVIASMQPYHAIDDGRWADRVIGPERARLTYAFRSLRDAGATLAFGSDWFVAPPTPLEGIYAAVTRRTLDDKHPGGWVPEQKIGVEDALRAYTAGSAYAGFAEGDLGRLERGRLADFVVVDRDLTRVPPETIRDAQVLMTIVGGRVVYERASDSAVRKDRP; via the coding sequence ATGACGAGCATGGCCCCCGCGCAGGAGCCCGTGTCGCTCGCCGTCGTCAACGCGCGCGTGTGGACGGGCGACCCGCGCCGTCCGTGGGCCGACGCGCTCGCCGTGCGCGGAGAGCGCCTCGCCGCGGTGGGGTCGAGCGCCGAGGTGCGCAAGCTCGCCGGCAGCGCGGCGCGCGTCGTGGATGCGAAGGGCGCGCTGGTCGTCCCGGGCTTCATCGACGCGCACGTGCACTTCATCGACGGCGGCTTCCGGCTCTCGTCGGTGCAGCTCCGCGACGCGGCCACGCCGGCGGAGCTCACGAAGCGCATCGCGGCGTTCGCCGCCACGGTGCCGCCGGGAGAGTGGATCACTGGCGGCGACTGGGACCACGAGCGGTGGGGCGGGGAGCTGCCGCAGCGCGCCTGGATCGACTCGGTGACCCCCGACCGCCCGGTGTGGGTGAGCCGTCTCGACGGGCACATGGCGCTCGCGAACGGCGCCGCGCTGCGCGCCGCCGGCGTCACGCGCGACACGCCCGACCCGCCGGGCGGCACGATCGTGCGCGACGCGGCGGGCGAGCCGACGGGCGTGCTGAAGGACAACGCGCAGGATCTCGTATGGCGCGTCGTGAAGGAGCCGTCGGACGCGCTGAAGGACCGCGCGCTCGACGCGGCGATGGCGTACGTCGCGTCGCACGGCGTGACCGCGGTGCACAACATGGGGTCGTGGGACGACCTCGCGACGTTCGAGCGCGCGCACGCCGCGGGCCGCCTGCGCACGCGCATCTACGCGGCGGTGCCGTTAGGCACGTGGGAGCGGCTGCGCGACACGGTGGCGGCGCGCGGGCGCGGCGACGCGTGGCTCCGCATCGGCGCGCTGAAGGGATTCGTCGACGGGTCGCTCGGCTCGCACACCGCGGCGATGCTCGAGCCGTTCACCGACGCGCCGACCGACCGCGGGCTGCTCGTCACGCCGCCCGAGAGCCTGTACGCGTGGACGAAGGGCGCCGACGCGGCGGGACTGCACGTCATCGTGCACGCGATCGGCGACCGCGCCATCCGCACGCAGCTCGACGTCTTCGAGCGCGTGGAGAAGGAGAACGGCCCGCGCGATCGGCGCTTCCGCATCGAGCACGCGCAGCACCTGTCGGCGCCCGACGTGCCGCGGTTCAGGCAGCTCGGCGTGATCGCGAGCATGCAGCCGTACCACGCGATCGACGACGGGCGATGGGCCGACCGCGTGATAGGCCCCGAGCGGGCGCGGCTCACCTACGCGTTCCGGTCGCTGCGCGACGCCGGCGCGACGCTCGCGTTCGGGAGCGACTGGTTCGTCGCGCCGCCGACGCCGCTGGAGGGGATCTACGCCGCGGTCACGCGCCGCACGCTCGACGACAAGCACCCCGGCGGCTGGGTGCCGGAGCAGAAGATCGGCGTCGAGGATGCGCTGCGCGCGTACACCGCGGGCTCGGCGTACGCGGGCTTCGCCGAGGGCGACCTCGGGCGGCTGGAGCGTGGGCGGCTCGCCGACTTCGTGGTCGTGGACCGCGACCTCACGCGCGTGCCGCCGGAGACGATCCGCGATGCCCAGGTGCTGATGACGATCGTCGGCGGGCGGGTGGTGTACGAGCGGGCGAGCGATTCCGCCGTGCGCAAGGACCGCCCATGA
- a CDS encoding HNH endonuclease — MQPRARGGDNSAGNVVTACGGCNTRKGHRHLAHFLADEPDARAHFFRLARHVWPRHLRAVEEEIREREAGRPSKRPP; from the coding sequence GTGCAGCCGCGCGCCCGGGGCGGCGACAACTCGGCCGGAAACGTAGTGACCGCCTGTGGGGGGTGCAACACGCGTAAAGGACACCGCCACCTCGCCCACTTCCTCGCCGACGAGCCCGACGCGCGCGCGCACTTCTTCCGCCTCGCCCGCCACGTCTGGCCGCGCCACCTGCGCGCCGTGGAGGAGGAAATCCGCGAGCGGGAGGCGGGCCGCCCGTCGAAGCGCCCCCCCTGA
- a CDS encoding zinc metalloprotease HtpX: MNNVKVFVLMAGLSALVVAIGGAIGGSTGAAIALALSAVMNFVAYYGSSSMVLRAYGARVVGASEAPELYAMVDRLRQRAGLPMPTVAIAPHAQPNAFATGRDPEHAVVCVTEGIVRLVSRDELEGVIAHELAHIKNRDMLLQTIAATMAGAVANLAQFGFLFGGARDEDGESHPIAGLLTMLLAPIAAMLIQFAISRQREFKADAVGAEISGRPLSLANALQKLELGAHRIPMQVSPAVAPLAQVNPLAFAGGGIAKLFSTHPPTAERVARLTAMAA; encoded by the coding sequence GTGAACAACGTGAAGGTGTTCGTGCTGATGGCCGGTCTCTCGGCGCTCGTCGTCGCGATCGGCGGCGCGATCGGCGGGTCCACCGGCGCGGCGATCGCGCTCGCGCTCAGCGCGGTCATGAACTTCGTGGCCTACTACGGCTCGTCGTCGATGGTGCTGCGCGCGTACGGCGCGCGGGTCGTCGGGGCGAGCGAGGCGCCGGAGCTGTACGCGATGGTCGACCGCCTGCGCCAGCGCGCCGGGCTGCCGATGCCGACGGTCGCGATCGCGCCGCACGCGCAGCCGAACGCGTTCGCGACGGGACGCGATCCCGAGCACGCGGTGGTGTGCGTGACGGAGGGGATCGTGCGCCTCGTGTCGCGCGACGAGCTGGAAGGCGTGATCGCGCACGAGCTGGCGCACATCAAGAACCGCGACATGCTGCTGCAGACCATCGCCGCGACGATGGCGGGCGCGGTGGCGAACCTCGCGCAGTTCGGCTTCCTGTTCGGGGGCGCGCGCGACGAGGACGGCGAGTCGCACCCGATCGCGGGGCTGCTCACGATGCTGCTCGCGCCGATCGCGGCGATGCTGATCCAGTTCGCGATCAGCCGTCAGCGCGAGTTCAAGGCGGACGCGGTGGGCGCCGAGATCAGCGGCCGCCCGCTGTCGCTCGCGAACGCGCTGCAGAAGCTGGAGCTCGGCGCGCACCGGATCCCGATGCAGGTGTCGCCGGCGGTCGCGCCGCTCGCGCAGGTGAACCCGCTCGCCTTCGCCGGCGGCGGCATCGCGAAGCTGTTCTCGACGCACCCGCCGACGGCGGAGCGGGTGGCGCGCCTAACGGCGATGGCCGCCTAA
- a CDS encoding (2Fe-2S) ferredoxin domain-containing protein yields the protein MPSPTPEMERYTRHVLVCTGGFCSPDRRGREIYAELARLLQREGLLFGPTRVKRGETPCLGVCTGGPIVVVYPEGVWYWSVTPKLLERIVVEHLKHGRVVEDAVFHRLP from the coding sequence GTGCCGTCGCCGACGCCGGAGATGGAGCGCTACACCCGCCACGTGCTCGTCTGCACGGGCGGGTTCTGCTCCCCCGACCGCCGCGGGCGCGAGATCTACGCGGAGCTCGCGCGCCTGCTCCAGCGCGAGGGGTTGCTGTTCGGCCCCACCCGCGTGAAGCGCGGCGAGACCCCGTGCCTCGGCGTCTGCACCGGCGGCCCGATCGTCGTCGTGTACCCGGAAGGCGTCTGGTACTGGAGCGTGACGCCGAAGCTGCTCGAGCGCATCGTCGTCGAGCACCTCAAGCACGGCCGCGTCGTCGAGGACGCCGTCTTCCACAGACTGCCGTAG
- a CDS encoding sulfurtransferase, translated as MPEDRDPTIAAKGYAHPEVLVSTQWVADHLQDSTVRILECDEDVLLYDLGHVPGAQKLDWHEDLNDATVRDYVDRAQFQTVLRARGIDASHTVVLYGDKNNWWATYAFWVLKLFGFPDARVMDGGRTKWEQEGRPLVTDRPSYAPTTYEAPERSDAAIRAFMDDVRGHMQARKPLVDVRSPQEFSGERTHMPDYPQEGTLRGGHIPGARSVPWARAANADGSFKSADELRAIYEQEQGLKRSDDVVTYCRIGERSSHTWFVLTYLLGFDRVRNYDGSWTEWGNAVRAPIEKGAPR; from the coding sequence ATGCCCGAAGACCGAGACCCGACGATCGCCGCGAAGGGCTACGCGCACCCCGAGGTGCTCGTCTCGACGCAGTGGGTCGCCGACCACCTGCAGGACTCGACGGTGCGCATCCTCGAGTGCGACGAGGACGTGCTGCTCTACGACCTCGGCCACGTCCCCGGCGCACAGAAGCTCGACTGGCACGAGGACCTCAACGACGCGACGGTGCGCGACTACGTCGACCGCGCGCAGTTCCAGACCGTGCTCCGCGCGCGCGGCATCGACGCCTCGCACACCGTGGTGCTCTACGGCGACAAGAACAACTGGTGGGCGACGTACGCGTTCTGGGTGCTGAAGCTGTTCGGCTTTCCCGACGCGCGCGTGATGGACGGCGGCCGCACGAAGTGGGAGCAGGAGGGACGGCCGCTCGTCACCGACCGGCCGTCGTACGCGCCGACGACCTACGAGGCCCCCGAGCGGAGCGACGCCGCGATCCGCGCGTTCATGGACGACGTGCGCGGCCACATGCAGGCGCGCAAGCCGCTCGTCGACGTGCGCTCACCGCAGGAGTTCAGCGGCGAGCGGACGCACATGCCCGACTACCCGCAGGAAGGCACGCTGCGCGGCGGCCACATCCCCGGCGCGCGCTCGGTGCCGTGGGCCCGCGCCGCGAACGCCGACGGGTCGTTCAAGTCGGCCGACGAGCTGCGCGCGATCTACGAGCAGGAGCAGGGGCTGAAGCGCTCGGACGACGTCGTCACCTACTGCCGCATCGGCGAGCGGTCGAGCCACACCTGGTTCGTGCTCACGTACCTCCTGGGATTCGACCGCGTGCGCAACTACGACGGGAGCTGGACCGAATGGGGCAACGCGGTGCGCGCACCGATCGAGAAGGGGGCGCCGCGATGA
- a CDS encoding OsmC family protein, which produces MTRPPNRVTVNWAGEHRFDAGRATGGPTVRIDADAKTGPGPVDAMLIALGSCTAVDVVDILAKRRTPVESLSVEVVGERHEGGFAPRRLVHARLVYRITGEKIERVHAERAIELAVTKYCSVRDSLDPKIPVEWTLELNGESGLGTRDSGLVGE; this is translated from the coding sequence ATGACGCGCCCACCGAATCGCGTGACCGTGAACTGGGCCGGCGAGCACCGGTTCGACGCCGGCCGCGCGACCGGCGGCCCGACGGTGCGCATCGACGCCGACGCGAAGACGGGCCCCGGCCCGGTGGACGCGATGCTCATCGCCCTCGGCAGCTGCACCGCGGTGGACGTGGTCGACATCCTCGCGAAGCGGCGGACGCCGGTGGAGTCGCTCTCCGTCGAAGTGGTCGGCGAGCGCCACGAAGGCGGCTTCGCACCGCGCCGCCTGGTGCACGCTCGACTCGTCTACCGCATCACCGGCGAGAAGATCGAGCGGGTACACGCCGAGCGGGCGATCGAGCTCGCCGTCACGAAGTACTGCTCGGTGCGCGACTCGCTCGACCCGAAGATCCCGGTGGAGTGGACACTGGAGCTGAACGGGGAGTCGGGACTCGGGACT